A genomic segment from Chitinophaga flava encodes:
- a CDS encoding ThuA domain-containing protein, which yields MKYSIKLLLLLALVAIAGCTKTRPGQPKILVFTKTAAFRHASIPAGIAAIQKLGKENGFDVDTTENADRFNEDSLQQYAAVIFLNTTGDVLNTAQEADFERYIQAGGGYAGVHAATDTEYEWGWYNHLAGAYFLSHPPGVHKASVQVVNKSFPATTGLPDKFEHTDEWYNFKKRDTTTTVLLKVDEKTYEGGTMNNDHPVSWYHEYDGGRAFYTALGHTEECYSDSLFLKHLLGGIQYAIGKNLVLDYSKATSLRTPDENRFTKNVLTSGQFFEPTEMTILPTLDILVAQRRGELMLYKQADKTLTQVGFLKVYYKTDVPNVNAEEGFLGLAADPDYKDNHFIYVMYSPIDTSVNRLSRFKFENNQLDMASEKVILQFYSQRNICCHTGGSIAFGPDKLLYVSTGDNTTPFDEAGQKYVSNGYGPTDDRPGHEQYDGRRSSANTNDLRGKILRIKVEANGSYTIPEGNLFPKGTQNARPEIYAMGTRNPYRISIDRKTSYLYWGEVGPDANNDDPNRGPRGYDEVNQAKKPGNYGYPMFIADNKAYHAYNYETGETGPAYDPLKPINNSRNNTGLKELPPAVPAFIWYPYGKSDEFPIVGSGGRNAEAGPVYYSEFYPKETRFPDYYNGKLFIYDWIRGWIMAVTMDKNGNFSKMERFMPGTKLNAPIDMEMGPDGRLYVLEYGNGWFSKNVDAGLARIDYNGGNRAPLATIQSNQLTGALPFTVKLSAEGSVDPDGDKLTYLWYFGNGSKKETSTPTVEFTYSTAGEYNVYVEVQDGKGGKTKSSEIALYAGNETPQVNIQLEGNKMFYFPGKQVRYTVTVSDKEDGSSASGKLDVSNIFVKADYIQGSDKAGAPQGHQIITGAIAGKNIMEVSDCKTCHKPDEKSIGPSFKQITEKYKNDPAAPDALAKKIINGGGGVWGETAMSAHPGLSNGEAHQLVEYIFSLGGNTPKAKSLPITGSLNPTMGNELKDNGVLYLLASYTDKGGPGIKPITGTNTVQLLNPKLPAAAYSKADGVSTYQADGIKLLIPATGNGWAVYNDLDLTTVNGIEITYMVQDAQSQGYVVEAFLDNANGTRLGETTIGPGAQAKVPNKASISFSPINDGKKHHLYIKMRPTDPGKQIPLGIASFMLRS from the coding sequence ATGAAATATTCGATCAAACTATTGTTATTGCTGGCGTTGGTTGCTATAGCCGGTTGTACGAAAACACGCCCTGGTCAGCCTAAAATACTGGTATTCACTAAAACCGCTGCTTTCCGCCATGCCTCTATACCTGCAGGCATCGCTGCCATACAGAAACTCGGCAAAGAAAACGGCTTCGACGTAGACACCACCGAAAATGCTGACCGCTTTAATGAAGACTCCCTGCAACAATACGCTGCCGTGATCTTCCTCAATACTACCGGTGATGTGCTCAACACCGCACAGGAAGCCGATTTCGAAAGATATATACAGGCAGGAGGCGGTTATGCAGGCGTACACGCCGCCACCGATACGGAGTATGAATGGGGATGGTATAACCATCTCGCAGGCGCCTATTTCCTTAGTCATCCGCCCGGCGTACACAAAGCCAGTGTACAGGTAGTCAACAAATCCTTCCCCGCTACCACCGGACTGCCCGATAAATTTGAACATACCGACGAATGGTACAACTTCAAAAAAAGAGATACCACTACCACCGTACTGCTTAAAGTAGATGAAAAAACATACGAAGGCGGTACCATGAATAACGATCACCCGGTAAGCTGGTACCATGAGTACGACGGCGGCCGCGCCTTCTACACCGCCCTCGGACATACCGAAGAATGTTATTCCGACAGCCTGTTCCTCAAACATCTGCTGGGCGGTATTCAATATGCCATCGGTAAAAACCTGGTACTCGATTACAGCAAAGCCACTTCTCTCCGCACCCCGGATGAAAACCGCTTTACCAAAAACGTACTCACCTCCGGCCAGTTCTTTGAACCTACCGAAATGACCATCCTGCCTACCCTCGACATCCTCGTGGCACAACGCCGCGGTGAGCTGATGCTCTACAAACAGGCAGACAAAACCCTTACCCAGGTAGGATTCCTGAAGGTATATTACAAAACGGATGTTCCTAATGTAAATGCCGAAGAAGGTTTCCTCGGCCTCGCTGCAGACCCCGACTATAAAGACAATCATTTCATCTATGTGATGTATTCTCCCATAGATACTTCTGTCAACCGCCTGTCCCGTTTTAAGTTTGAAAACAATCAGCTGGACATGGCCTCCGAAAAAGTAATCCTTCAGTTTTATTCCCAGCGGAATATCTGTTGCCATACCGGCGGTTCCATCGCCTTCGGCCCCGATAAACTACTGTATGTCTCTACCGGCGACAATACCACTCCTTTTGATGAAGCTGGTCAGAAATATGTTAGTAACGGCTACGGCCCTACGGATGACCGCCCCGGCCATGAACAATACGATGGGCGCCGCTCTTCCGCCAACACCAACGATCTTCGCGGAAAGATCCTCCGCATCAAAGTAGAAGCCAATGGCTCCTATACCATCCCTGAAGGCAACCTTTTCCCTAAAGGCACCCAAAACGCCCGCCCGGAAATATATGCCATGGGTACCCGCAACCCTTACCGCATCTCTATAGACAGAAAAACAAGTTATCTCTACTGGGGCGAGGTAGGCCCTGATGCCAACAACGATGATCCTAACCGTGGTCCCCGCGGATACGATGAAGTAAACCAGGCCAAAAAGCCAGGTAACTATGGTTATCCCATGTTCATCGCTGACAACAAAGCCTATCACGCTTACAACTACGAAACCGGTGAAACCGGTCCGGCCTATGATCCGTTGAAACCCATTAATAATTCCCGTAATAACACCGGTCTGAAAGAACTGCCGCCAGCCGTACCTGCCTTCATCTGGTATCCTTACGGTAAATCAGACGAATTCCCTATCGTAGGCAGCGGTGGCCGCAATGCAGAAGCTGGCCCTGTTTATTACAGTGAGTTTTATCCAAAAGAAACCCGTTTCCCGGATTATTACAATGGTAAACTCTTCATATACGACTGGATACGCGGCTGGATCATGGCCGTAACCATGGATAAAAACGGTAACTTCTCCAAGATGGAACGTTTTATGCCTGGCACCAAACTGAATGCACCCATCGATATGGAAATGGGCCCAGACGGCCGGCTGTATGTACTTGAATATGGTAATGGCTGGTTCAGCAAAAATGTTGATGCAGGCCTGGCCCGTATCGATTACAACGGCGGCAACCGTGCTCCGCTGGCCACCATTCAAAGCAATCAGCTCACTGGCGCCCTGCCCTTCACCGTTAAACTGTCTGCCGAAGGATCGGTAGATCCTGACGGTGATAAGCTCACCTATCTCTGGTATTTTGGTAATGGCAGCAAAAAGGAAACTTCCACTCCTACAGTAGAATTTACCTACAGTACAGCCGGCGAATACAATGTATACGTAGAAGTACAGGATGGCAAAGGCGGTAAAACCAAGAGTAGTGAAATTGCCCTGTATGCAGGCAATGAAACACCACAGGTAAACATCCAGCTGGAAGGCAATAAAATGTTCTACTTCCCGGGCAAACAAGTACGTTATACCGTTACCGTTAGTGATAAGGAAGATGGTAGCAGCGCCAGCGGCAAACTCGATGTCAGCAATATATTTGTAAAGGCTGATTATATCCAGGGCAGCGATAAAGCCGGCGCTCCGCAAGGCCACCAGATCATCACTGGTGCCATCGCAGGCAAAAACATCATGGAAGTATCCGACTGTAAAACCTGTCATAAACCCGATGAAAAATCTATCGGACCATCATTCAAACAGATAACGGAGAAATATAAAAATGATCCGGCCGCTCCGGACGCACTCGCCAAAAAGATCATCAACGGCGGCGGCGGTGTATGGGGTGAAACCGCGATGTCAGCACATCCTGGCCTGTCCAATGGAGAAGCCCACCAGCTGGTGGAATACATCTTCTCTTTAGGTGGCAACACACCCAAAGCCAAGTCCCTGCCTATTACCGGCAGCCTCAATCCCACTATGGGCAATGAGCTGAAAGATAACGGTGTGCTGTATCTCCTGGCCAGCTACACGGATAAAGGTGGCCCCGGCATCAAACCAATCACCGGTACCAACACCGTGCAACTGCTGAATCCCAAGCTGCCCGCAGCAGCCTATAGCAAAGCAGATGGCGTGTCTACCTACCAGGCCGACGGTATCAAACTGCTCATCCCTGCCACCGGTAATGGTTGGGCCGTATACAACGACCTCGACCTCACCACTGTCAACGGCATCGAAATTACCTATATGGTGCAGGATGCCCAGTCACAGGGATATGTAGTAGAAGCCTTCCTGGACAATGCCAACGGTACCCGCCTCGGTGAAACAACCATCGGCCCCGGTGCTCAGGCTAAAGTGCCCAACAAGGCAAGTATCAGTTTTTCACCCATCAACGATGGTAAAAAACACCACCTGTACATCAAAATGAGACCTACCGATCCAGGCAAACAAATACCATTAGGTATTGCTTCGTTTATGCTTCGTAGTTAG
- a CDS encoding GH92 family glycosyl hydrolase, producing MTSRIFLSTILSCICCSLFAQENVLSYVKPITGTQRMGHTYPGATVPFGMVQLSPETDTLSYEMNGKYNPDVYKYCAGYQYEDKTIVGFSHTHFSGTGHSDLGDFLIMPTTGTLQLNPGTADHPESGYRSRFSHSTEVAEPAYYKVKLEDDGILAELTASNRVGFHQYTFPASDQSHIILDFMSGIYNYPNKNVWTFVRVENDTLVTGFRQTSGWARTRIEYFAMVFSKPFKEYGHRNYTNDVYKGFYRKFDQTKNFPEMAGRQIRAWFDFNTTAGEKIKIKFAISPVSTEGALKNLRAEIPGWDFDQVKQEGQALWTKELNKVHIESGSREEKENFYTAMYHAFINPTTYMDVDGQYRGLDMNNHTANGYTNYTTFSLWDTYRALHPLFNIVQPKRNADMIQSMINHYDQSVQHMLPIWSHYANENWCMIGYHSVSVIADAIMKGNAPFDANKALDVCVTTARHRNYDGLGYYMDMGYVPEDKNGSSVSKTLEYAYDDWCIAQVAKKLGRTDIYEEFIKRSNNYKNVYDKTIGFMRPRLNDGTFKAAFDPLQTHDQGFIEGNAWNYSLYVPHNPDDMIAMMGGKKQFTQHLDSLFTMELPDKYFAETEDITRDGIIGNYVHGNEPSHHVAYLYNWTGYPWKTQERIRMILKKMYHPGPDGLGGNDDCGQMSAWYIFSSLGFYPVCPGSDQYSLGSPAVDKATLQLENGKTFIIDVKNQGDKNVYVQKVLLNGKALDRLYITHSEIMNGGNITFFMGPKAKK from the coding sequence ATGACCAGCAGGATTTTTTTATCGACCATACTCAGCTGTATTTGCTGTTCACTTTTTGCACAGGAAAATGTGCTTTCATATGTGAAACCCATCACTGGTACCCAACGTATGGGACATACCTATCCCGGTGCTACCGTGCCTTTTGGTATGGTGCAGCTAAGCCCGGAAACAGACACGCTCTCTTATGAGATGAACGGGAAATACAACCCGGATGTGTATAAGTATTGTGCCGGTTATCAGTATGAAGACAAAACCATCGTTGGTTTCAGTCATACCCATTTCAGCGGCACCGGCCACTCCGACCTAGGCGATTTTCTTATTATGCCCACTACCGGAACACTTCAGCTGAACCCTGGCACCGCAGATCATCCTGAAAGTGGCTACCGTAGCAGGTTTTCGCATAGTACCGAAGTAGCAGAACCTGCCTATTACAAAGTAAAACTGGAAGACGATGGTATCCTGGCTGAACTGACAGCCAGCAACCGCGTTGGTTTTCATCAGTATACCTTTCCGGCTTCTGATCAGTCGCACATTATCCTCGACTTCATGTCAGGCATTTACAACTATCCCAATAAAAATGTATGGACTTTTGTAAGGGTCGAAAATGATACGCTGGTAACGGGTTTCCGGCAAACCAGCGGTTGGGCGCGCACAAGGATAGAATATTTTGCGATGGTGTTCTCCAAACCATTTAAGGAATACGGACATCGTAACTATACAAACGATGTGTACAAAGGCTTCTACCGCAAGTTCGACCAGACAAAAAACTTCCCGGAAATGGCAGGCCGGCAAATCCGCGCCTGGTTTGATTTTAACACCACCGCAGGAGAAAAAATCAAAATAAAATTTGCCATCTCTCCGGTAAGCACCGAAGGTGCCCTGAAAAACCTGCGGGCAGAAATCCCGGGATGGGACTTTGATCAGGTAAAACAGGAAGGCCAGGCGCTGTGGACTAAAGAGCTGAATAAAGTACATATCGAATCCGGCAGCAGAGAAGAGAAGGAAAACTTCTATACCGCGATGTATCACGCCTTCATCAATCCTACTACCTACATGGATGTGGACGGGCAGTACCGCGGACTGGATATGAACAATCATACCGCCAACGGATATACGAATTATACTACCTTTTCCCTGTGGGATACCTACCGGGCATTACATCCGCTGTTTAACATCGTGCAGCCGAAACGGAATGCCGATATGATACAGTCGATGATAAATCATTACGACCAAAGCGTACAGCATATGCTGCCCATCTGGTCGCATTATGCCAACGAAAACTGGTGTATGATCGGATATCACAGCGTATCAGTGATTGCAGACGCTATCATGAAAGGCAATGCACCTTTTGATGCAAACAAAGCCCTGGATGTCTGTGTGACCACTGCCAGACACCGCAATTACGATGGGCTGGGCTACTATATGGACATGGGTTATGTGCCGGAAGATAAAAACGGCTCTTCTGTTTCCAAAACACTCGAGTATGCCTATGATGACTGGTGTATCGCACAAGTAGCTAAAAAGCTGGGCAGAACGGATATCTACGAAGAATTCATCAAACGTTCCAATAATTATAAAAATGTTTACGATAAAACCATTGGTTTTATGCGGCCACGGTTGAACGACGGCACTTTCAAAGCGGCGTTTGATCCGCTGCAAACACATGACCAGGGCTTTATTGAGGGCAATGCCTGGAACTACAGTCTTTATGTGCCTCACAATCCTGATGATATGATTGCCATGATGGGTGGAAAAAAACAATTCACCCAACATCTGGATTCATTGTTCACCATGGAGTTACCGGATAAATACTTCGCGGAAACGGAAGACATTACCCGTGATGGTATTATTGGCAATTATGTGCATGGTAATGAGCCTTCTCACCATGTGGCCTATCTGTATAACTGGACCGGCTATCCGTGGAAAACACAGGAACGTATACGGATGATCCTGAAAAAAATGTATCATCCGGGTCCTGATGGTCTTGGTGGTAACGATGACTGTGGCCAGATGAGTGCCTGGTATATTTTCAGTTCCCTTGGATTTTATCCTGTATGCCCCGGCTCCGACCAGTATTCGCTGGGAAGCCCCGCAGTGGATAAAGCCACCCTGCAACTCGAAAACGGTAAAACGTTTATCATCGACGTAAAAAATCAGGGAGATAAAAATGTATATGTGCAGAAAGTGTTGCTGAATGGTAAAGCGCTCGACCGTTTGTATATCACACACAGTGAGATTATGAACGGTGGAAATATTACGTTTTTTATGGGGCCTAAAGCGAAGAAGTGA
- a CDS encoding type II toxin-antitoxin system antitoxin SocA domain-containing protein produces the protein MKSPFTGGNVRLERESRTFEFRKEKFEIIYHYYVCEESGEQFTNDELDTLNITQVHNKYRSRFGIPSIEEIKHARSKYGLSAAKMSEILGLGINVYRNYEAGEMPSISIGRYIRLVADPQEFVKLVEINKSSWDATEYAEVLETISKFRDPQLYEDEGQLAFSLFKDCLPNIYNGFRVPGIKRIGAMINYFSTALQPFTTALNKLMFYADFSHYKKYGMSISGITYKAIQRGPVPTNYGGLYNAAVNKGYVKVTEVDFGEYGGDKFYNDEETTSVNLLDALTQIELATLETITEKFRNMNTSQIVDVSHNESGWKENVNNFDKISYDFSFSLNI, from the coding sequence ATGAAAAGTCCATTTACCGGCGGCAACGTTAGATTAGAAAGAGAATCCCGAACATTCGAGTTTAGAAAAGAAAAGTTCGAGATAATATATCATTATTATGTCTGCGAAGAGAGTGGCGAGCAATTTACGAATGATGAACTGGACACACTTAATATTACCCAGGTCCATAATAAGTACAGGTCCAGGTTTGGTATTCCTTCTATTGAAGAGATTAAGCATGCCAGATCAAAGTATGGACTTAGTGCAGCCAAAATGAGCGAGATACTTGGGCTTGGTATTAATGTATATCGAAATTATGAAGCAGGTGAAATGCCAAGTATTTCCATCGGAAGATATATTCGATTGGTTGCAGACCCCCAGGAATTTGTGAAACTCGTTGAAATTAATAAATCCTCCTGGGATGCAACAGAATATGCGGAAGTACTGGAGACAATTTCTAAATTTCGTGATCCGCAATTATATGAAGACGAAGGTCAGTTAGCCTTCTCTCTCTTTAAAGATTGCTTACCTAATATTTACAATGGTTTTAGGGTTCCGGGTATTAAGAGAATCGGGGCCATGATTAACTATTTTTCTACGGCTTTGCAACCATTTACAACAGCTTTAAATAAGCTAATGTTTTATGCTGACTTTAGTCACTATAAAAAATATGGCATGAGCATTAGTGGTATAACCTATAAAGCAATACAAAGAGGACCTGTACCCACCAACTATGGAGGACTTTATAACGCTGCAGTGAATAAAGGATATGTTAAAGTAACCGAAGTCGATTTTGGCGAATATGGAGGTGATAAGTTTTATAATGATGAGGAGACAACCTCTGTCAATTTATTAGATGCTTTGACTCAAATTGAATTAGCTACCTTGGAAACGATTACGGAAAAATTCAGGAATATGAATACCAGCCAGATCGTTGATGTAAGCCATAACGAATCGGGCTGGAAAGAAAATGTGAATAATTTTGACAAGATAAGTTATGATTTTAGTTTCAGTTTAAATATTTAG
- a CDS encoding GH92 family glycosyl hydrolase produces MKKVGLLAAALFCMHGAQSQTVYKVAEPVEWVNTLMGTDSKVSLSNGNTYPAIALPWGMNFWMPQTNTMGNGWAYQYAADKIRGFKQTHQPSPWINDYGQFAIMPVTGSLKFDQNKRASWFSHKTEVAKPYYYSVYLADADVTTEITPTERAAQLRFTFPTTDSAFVVVDAFDKGSYIKILPQEQKIIGYTTKNSGGVPTNFKNYFVIYFDKPFTVATTWKDSTLLKGQLELQADHSGAVVGFKTKRGEQVVARTASSFISFEQAELNLQREVGKDSFDITCKKAKDIWNKELGRLSVEGGTSAQVSTFYSSLYRTMLFPRKFYEINAKNEIVHYSPFNGQVLPGYMFTDNGFWDTFRAVHPFFTLMYPSLSAHIMEGLANSYKESGWLPEWASPGHRDCMIGSNSASLIADAYLKGIRGYDINTLYEAILKNTENEGPLESVGRKGVKYYNELGYVPYNVDINENAARTLEYAYDDFTIYQLAKALNRPKEEVERFAKRSQNYRNLFDPETKLMRGKNKDGRFQTPFNPFKWGDAFTEGNSWHYTWSVFHDVQGLSDLMGGRTMFATMLDSVFKMPPVYDESYYGSVIHEIREMQIMNMGQYAHGNQPIQHMIYLYNYAGQPWKTQYWIRQVMERLYKATPDGYCGDEDNGQTSAWYVFSAMGFYPVCPGTQQYVLGTPLFAKLTMTLEDGKKMVIDAPGNSDKNLYVQKAALNGVPYTKNWISHQDLQKGGKLVFQMGATPEKTRGTQPAAFPYSYSTANK; encoded by the coding sequence ATGAAAAAAGTTGGATTGCTGGCAGCTGCCTTATTTTGTATGCATGGCGCCCAAAGCCAGACTGTGTACAAAGTTGCTGAACCGGTAGAATGGGTCAATACCCTGATGGGTACCGATTCTAAAGTAAGCCTGTCAAATGGTAACACCTATCCTGCCATCGCCCTGCCCTGGGGGATGAACTTCTGGATGCCCCAGACCAATACCATGGGCAACGGATGGGCATATCAATATGCGGCCGATAAAATCAGAGGCTTTAAACAAACACACCAGCCTTCTCCCTGGATCAACGACTATGGCCAGTTTGCCATCATGCCCGTTACCGGCAGCCTGAAGTTCGACCAGAACAAAAGAGCCAGCTGGTTCTCCCATAAAACAGAAGTAGCCAAACCTTATTATTACAGCGTTTACCTCGCGGATGCTGACGTGACCACCGAGATCACTCCCACAGAACGCGCTGCCCAGCTTCGTTTTACCTTCCCTACTACCGACAGCGCCTTCGTCGTAGTAGATGCTTTTGATAAGGGATCCTATATTAAAATATTACCACAGGAACAGAAGATCATCGGTTACACCACCAAAAACAGTGGTGGCGTACCAACCAACTTCAAAAACTATTTTGTCATCTATTTTGATAAACCGTTTACCGTAGCTACTACCTGGAAAGACTCTACCCTGCTGAAAGGGCAACTGGAGCTGCAGGCCGACCATTCCGGTGCAGTAGTAGGCTTCAAAACCAAACGAGGTGAGCAGGTAGTAGCAAGAACAGCTTCTTCCTTCATCAGCTTTGAACAGGCTGAACTCAACCTGCAAAGGGAAGTCGGCAAAGATAGTTTCGACATCACCTGTAAAAAAGCAAAAGATATCTGGAATAAAGAGCTGGGCCGCCTCTCCGTGGAAGGTGGTACCTCTGCACAGGTAAGTACTTTCTACTCTTCGCTGTACCGCACCATGCTGTTCCCGCGCAAGTTCTATGAGATCAATGCTAAGAATGAAATCGTGCATTACAGTCCATTCAACGGACAAGTACTGCCCGGCTACATGTTTACTGACAATGGTTTCTGGGATACCTTCCGTGCGGTGCATCCTTTCTTCACTCTTATGTATCCTTCGCTGAGTGCACATATCATGGAAGGTCTGGCCAACAGCTATAAAGAAAGCGGTTGGTTGCCTGAATGGGCGAGCCCTGGTCACCGCGATTGTATGATCGGCTCCAACTCCGCTTCTCTCATCGCTGATGCTTATCTCAAAGGTATCCGTGGTTATGATATCAATACCCTCTATGAAGCGATCCTGAAGAATACGGAAAATGAAGGCCCGCTTGAATCTGTAGGCCGCAAAGGGGTGAAATACTATAACGAACTGGGTTATGTTCCCTACAACGTGGACATCAACGAAAATGCTGCCCGTACACTGGAATATGCCTATGATGACTTTACTATCTACCAGCTGGCCAAAGCACTGAACAGACCTAAGGAAGAAGTGGAACGTTTTGCGAAACGCTCTCAGAACTACCGTAATCTCTTTGATCCGGAAACCAAACTGATGCGCGGTAAAAACAAAGATGGCCGCTTCCAGACACCTTTCAATCCTTTTAAATGGGGTGATGCCTTTACGGAAGGCAACAGCTGGCACTATACCTGGTCTGTGTTCCACGATGTACAAGGTCTGTCTGACCTGATGGGTGGCCGTACCATGTTTGCCACTATGCTGGATTCCGTTTTCAAAATGCCGCCGGTATACGATGAAAGCTACTACGGTTCTGTTATTCATGAGATCCGCGAAATGCAGATCATGAACATGGGCCAGTATGCACATGGCAACCAGCCCATTCAGCACATGATCTATCTGTATAACTATGCCGGCCAGCCCTGGAAAACCCAGTACTGGATCCGTCAGGTGATGGAACGCCTCTATAAAGCCACTCCAGACGGCTATTGCGGTGATGAAGACAACGGACAGACCTCTGCCTGGTACGTGTTCTCCGCTATGGGCTTCTATCCCGTATGCCCCGGTACACAACAATATGTATTAGGTACTCCCCTGTTTGCCAAACTTACCATGACTCTGGAAGATGGTAAAAAAATGGTGATCGACGCACCAGGCAACAGTGATAAGAACCTGTATGTACAAAAAGCCGCCTTAAACGGTGTCCCCTATACGAAAAACTGGATCAGCCACCAGGACCTCCAGAAAGGAGGAAAACTGGTATTCCAAATGGGCGCTACTCCTGAAAAAACGAGAGGTACCCAGCCGGCTGCTTTCCCTTATTCGTATTCAACAGCCAACAAATAA
- a CDS encoding LacI family DNA-binding transcriptional regulator: MKRLTLKDVAKMAGVAPSTVSFVLNGKGKQMRIRDEVAAKIMQVVEKSGYEPHRVAVNLRTGQSKTLGLIVESISGSFFASLAKTIETEAEQMGYNVVYCSTENNAQKGGDLIRMLGRQMVDGYLITPAPGMEKEIQQLVQHHKPVVLMDSYFPAIKAPYVLIDNFGGVKQGMEHLISKGFTKIAFVTVEVKLIQLQERLRGYMTTMKDHGIPVRKKHILHLKYHKQREDSLLEMQQFIQDNPEIEAIFFATNYLGILGLEAIAQLGLRMPDDLSVICFDDHDIFRLYPPGISVIEQPIEGIAKTAIAMLMQQLGKKPVPVKKQAVELPGKFILRGSA; this comes from the coding sequence ATGAAGAGACTTACACTGAAGGATGTCGCCAAGATGGCCGGTGTGGCACCTTCTACTGTATCCTTTGTACTCAACGGGAAAGGAAAGCAGATGAGGATACGCGACGAGGTCGCAGCCAAAATCATGCAGGTGGTGGAAAAGTCAGGGTATGAGCCACACAGGGTGGCTGTTAACCTGCGCACCGGGCAATCCAAAACCCTGGGCCTGATCGTGGAAAGCATCTCCGGCAGCTTCTTTGCCAGTCTGGCTAAAACCATCGAAACAGAAGCAGAGCAGATGGGCTACAATGTGGTGTATTGCAGCACCGAAAACAATGCCCAGAAAGGTGGGGATCTGATCCGTATGCTGGGCCGCCAGATGGTAGATGGATACCTGATCACTCCTGCACCCGGTATGGAAAAGGAGATACAACAGCTGGTACAGCATCATAAGCCTGTAGTGCTGATGGACAGCTACTTTCCTGCCATTAAAGCGCCTTATGTACTCATCGATAACTTCGGCGGCGTAAAGCAGGGCATGGAACACCTTATCAGTAAAGGATTCACCAAGATAGCTTTTGTGACCGTGGAGGTTAAACTGATCCAGCTGCAGGAACGCCTCCGTGGCTACATGACCACCATGAAGGACCATGGAATCCCTGTCCGGAAGAAACATATCCTGCATCTTAAATACCATAAACAACGGGAAGACTCCCTGCTGGAAATGCAGCAGTTCATACAGGATAATCCTGAAATAGAGGCCATCTTCTTTGCTACCAACTACCTGGGTATCCTGGGACTGGAAGCTATCGCCCAGCTGGGGCTCCGGATGCCGGACGACCTGTCTGTGATCTGCTTCGACGATCATGATATCTTCCGCCTGTACCCTCCCGGTATTTCTGTCATAGAACAGCCTATAGAAGGAATTGCCAAAACCGCCATCGCTATGCTGATGCAGCAGCTGGGCAAAAAGCCCGTGCCCGTTAAAAAACAGGCCGTGGAACTGCCCGGGAAGTTTATTCTGCGTGGCTCCGCATAA